Proteins from a single region of Campylobacter sp. RM16704:
- a CDS encoding tRNA1(Val) (adenine(37)-N6)-methyltransferase codes for MLKLFQYSKGYRYNNDSLLLFDFLSKYNLKGNILDIGCGCGILGLLVKQKFPNSKVYMLDIQEQNIKLSYKNAKENKLEIQGICEDFLNYKSDIKFDFLISNPPFYKKNTQKSQDLHLCISRYQEFMPLEKMFAKINTLIKPNGSFFMCYEASFLDEICAYIKQFKLKLVSLQCVHTNAQTNARLVLMYIKKNSKSPCAIMPTLFMYENNILNPKIQEIYNAIGTISYDL; via the coding sequence ATGCTAAAACTCTTTCAATATTCAAAAGGCTACCGCTATAATAACGATAGTCTTTTGCTTTTTGATTTTTTATCTAAATACAATTTAAAAGGAAATATTTTAGACATAGGATGTGGTTGTGGTATATTAGGACTTTTGGTAAAGCAAAAATTTCCAAATTCTAAAGTTTATATGCTAGATATTCAAGAACAAAATATCAAACTAAGCTATAAAAACGCCAAAGAAAATAAGCTTGAAATTCAAGGTATTTGTGAAGACTTTTTAAACTATAAAAGTGATATAAAATTTGATTTTTTAATCTCTAATCCTCCATTTTATAAAAAAAATACACAAAAAAGCCAAGATTTGCATCTATGTATATCAAGATATCAAGAATTTATGCCACTTGAGAAAATGTTTGCTAAAATAAATACTTTAATCAAGCCAAATGGCAGTTTTTTTATGTGTTATGAAGCTAGTTTTTTAGATGAAATTTGTGCTTATATAAAACAATTTAAACTAAAGCTAGTTTCACTTCAATGTGTTCATACTAATGCACAAACTAATGCAAGACTTGTTTTAATGTATATTAAAAAAAACAGCAAGAGTCCATGTGCTATAATGCCCACACTTTTTATGTATGAGAATAATATTTTAAATCCTAAAATTCAAGAAATATACAACGCTATAGGAACTATAAGTTATGATTTGTAA
- a CDS encoding YkgJ family cysteine cluster protein — translation MICKKGYDFSFDENACEKCGGKCCIGDSGYIYASKEELEAIASFLNLDFKTFAKDYLIKVGFKYSFKEARYENGYRCIFFDTMYKKCLIYQHRPKQCKTFPFWEYFKIHKEELQKECIGVCFH, via the coding sequence ATGATTTGTAAAAAAGGGTATGATTTTTCTTTTGATGAAAATGCTTGTGAAAAATGCGGTGGAAAATGTTGCATAGGAGATAGCGGGTATATATATGCTAGCAAGGAAGAATTAGAAGCGATAGCTAGTTTTTTAAATTTAGATTTTAAAACTTTTGCTAAAGATTATCTCATCAAAGTTGGATTTAAGTATAGTTTTAAAGAAGCTAGGTATGAAAATGGCTATCGTTGTATTTTTTTTGATACAATGTATAAAAAATGTTTAATTTATCAGCACAGACCAAAACAATGCAAAACTTTTCCATTTTGGGAATATTTTAAAATACACAAAGAGGAGCTACAAAAAGAATGTATAGGGGTTTGCTTTCACTAA
- a CDS encoding tetratricopeptide repeat protein encodes MYRGLLSLIIVFILTSLALAKNEDKILQALIYEEHGQFQKACNIYTNLFHENNESIYLQKALLLALSSDLKQKKELLKASKDFLEHTAIARLNALYFFEIGDYKQAEAILYKLIKEEQDYRNYEILGDIFAKKALYTKALEQYNIAYKLFEHESLLLKIVEINIKNKNIDQAKKALEDFSKKSGCTFKTCTLLLKIYQEQKNNKASIQILKQLYKLHNDIKYIYAIIELLVQDKDYTQALDLTQKYNIDSDTKIFLYTQTKNYQKAYEIALKRYELSKEKKYLSMAGILEFEIYMNPKSKKITDPKRLASIIKKFEKSVDVRSDALYQNYYGYTLIEYDIDIAKGIELVNWALEQEPKNLYYLDSLAWGYYKLKDCKKAYEILQKTFHDKEFSNSDESKEHLKAIKKCLKK; translated from the coding sequence ATGTATAGGGGTTTGCTTTCACTAATTATCGTTTTTATTCTAACAAGCCTTGCTTTGGCAAAAAATGAAGATAAAATTTTACAAGCACTCATTTATGAAGAACATGGGCAATTTCAAAAAGCATGTAATATTTATACAAATTTATTTCACGAAAACAATGAAAGTATTTATTTGCAAAAGGCATTACTTTTAGCCTTAAGTAGTGATTTAAAACAAAAAAAAGAGCTTTTAAAAGCTTCTAAGGATTTTTTAGAACATACAGCCATTGCAAGATTAAACGCTTTATATTTTTTTGAGATAGGAGATTACAAACAAGCTGAAGCAATTCTTTACAAACTTATTAAAGAAGAGCAAGATTATAGAAATTATGAAATATTAGGCGATATTTTTGCTAAAAAAGCTTTATATACCAAAGCTTTAGAACAATACAATATTGCTTATAAACTTTTTGAGCATGAAAGCTTACTATTAAAAATAGTCGAAATAAATATAAAAAATAAAAATATTGATCAAGCAAAAAAAGCATTAGAAGACTTTAGTAAAAAATCAGGATGTACCTTTAAAACTTGCACCCTGCTTTTAAAAATTTATCAAGAACAAAAAAATAATAAAGCAAGTATTCAAATCCTTAAACAATTATATAAACTCCATAACGACATTAAATATATTTATGCCATCATAGAGCTTTTAGTGCAAGATAAAGACTACACACAAGCTTTAGATTTAACTCAAAAATATAATATTGATTCTGATACTAAAATTTTCTTATACACACAAACAAAAAACTATCAAAAAGCTTATGAAATAGCACTTAAACGCTACGAACTTAGCAAAGAAAAAAAATACCTTTCTATGGCTGGAATTTTAGAATTTGAAATCTATATGAATCCTAAAAGTAAAAAAATAACTGATCCTAAAAGATTAGCTTCTATTATAAAAAAATTTGAAAAAAGTGTAGATGTGCGTAGTGATGCACTATATCAAAACTATTATGGTTATACTCTAATTGAATATGATATTGATATAGCAAAAGGCATAGAATTAGTTAATTGGGCTTTAGAACAAGAACCAAAAAATTTATACTATCTTGATTCTTTAGCTTGGGGTTATTATAAACTTAAAGATTGTAAAAAAGCTTATGAAATTTTACAAAAAACATTTCATGATAAAGAATTTTCAAATTCAGATGAAAGCAAAGAACACTTAAAGGCTATAAAAAAATGTTTGAAAAAATAA
- a CDS encoding HIT family hydrolase, FHIT branch gives MEYLYAPWRDVYFNNKNKNFCPFCHCTQHLDQDKELGVIFRAKECFGIMNKYPYSPGHFMIIPYNHLENIEDLEENTWIQMSYFVRIGVKILKQEFHAKGVNIGMNLGTAAGAGIAVHCHYHLIPRWQGDTNFITTIGQTRVCGSDLEKIYITLCKAFKEYV, from the coding sequence ATGGAATATCTATATGCACCTTGGAGAGATGTTTATTTTAATAACAAAAATAAAAATTTTTGTCCTTTTTGTCATTGCACTCAACATTTAGATCAAGATAAAGAACTTGGAGTGATTTTTAGAGCCAAAGAGTGTTTTGGCATTATGAATAAATACCCTTATAGTCCAGGCCATTTTATGATTATTCCCTATAATCATTTAGAAAATATCGAAGACTTGGAAGAAAATACTTGGATACAGATGAGTTATTTTGTAAGAATTGGCGTTAAGATTTTAAAACAAGAATTTCATGCTAAAGGTGTTAATATAGGTATGAATTTAGGCACTGCAGCAGGAGCTGGTATAGCAGTGCATTGTCATTATCATTTAATCCCAAGATGGCAAGGCGATACAAATTTCATCACAACCATAGGACAAACAAGAGTTTGCGGGAGTGATTTAGAAAAAATTTATATAACTTTATGTAAAGCATTTAAAGAATATGTATAA
- the mnmH gene encoding tRNA 2-selenouridine(34) synthase MnmH yields the protein MYKEVNFENFLNCNFDLLIDARSPREYNFAHIKNAKNYYALNDEEFEEIGTLYKRSKGLAKAKGASYICKNMSYHINELFQNYKIGSLIGIYCARGGKRSKAIALILAELGYRVIRLEGGYKAYRSYVSAFFQKELNIKFLCLCGNTASGKSDLIQTLDNALNLEKIANHQGSSFGKIHGEQPSQKAFEDELFFFLKDYPYKTCFIEAESRQIGNLTLPLNLYTSMQNAKKIWCECDLNSRIQRVLKNYTPMEKDTFFKCVEKISPYISKDFKINLCKNFENNNLKICIKMLFEYYDKVYKKPKKIDYFINSSNLDEAKKYLMSLNS from the coding sequence ATGTATAAAGAAGTAAATTTTGAAAATTTTTTAAATTGTAATTTTGATTTATTGATTGATGCAAGAAGTCCTAGAGAGTATAACTTTGCTCATATTAAAAACGCTAAAAATTATTATGCTTTAAACGATGAAGAATTTGAAGAAATAGGAACTCTTTATAAAAGAAGTAAAGGACTAGCTAAAGCAAAAGGTGCTAGTTATATCTGCAAAAATATGAGTTATCATATCAATGAACTTTTTCAAAATTACAAAATAGGCTCATTGATTGGAATTTATTGTGCAAGAGGTGGAAAAAGATCTAAGGCTATTGCTTTGATTTTAGCAGAGCTTGGTTATAGAGTTATAAGGTTAGAGGGTGGATATAAAGCTTATAGAAGCTATGTAAGTGCATTTTTCCAAAAGGAATTAAATATTAAGTTTTTATGTCTTTGCGGTAATACAGCAAGCGGTAAAAGTGATTTAATCCAAACTTTAGATAATGCTTTAAATTTAGAAAAAATAGCAAACCATCAAGGGTCAAGTTTTGGTAAAATTCATGGAGAACAACCTAGTCAAAAAGCTTTTGAAGACGAATTGTTCTTTTTTTTAAAAGATTACCCTTATAAAACCTGTTTTATAGAGGCAGAAAGTAGGCAAATTGGTAATTTAACCCTGCCTTTAAATTTATACACTAGTATGCAAAATGCGAAAAAAATTTGGTGTGAATGTGATTTAAACTCACGCATACAAAGAGTTTTAAAAAACTACACTCCAATGGAAAAAGATACTTTCTTTAAATGTGTAGAAAAAATTAGTCCTTATATTAGCAAGGATTTCAAAATAAATCTTTGTAAAAATTTTGAAAATAATAATTTAAAAATTTGCATAAAAATGCTTTTTGAATATTATGATAAAGTTTATAAAAAGCCTAAAAAAATTGATTATTTTATTAATAGTTCTAATTTGGACGAGGCAAAAAAATATCTTATGAGTTTAAACTCATAA
- a CDS encoding inorganic phosphate transporter: protein MSKDNAIAFLIFIVSVLCFFVWGYNYIPNNSMILFILASVFGIFMAFNVGGNDVANSFGTSVGAKTVTIKQALIIAAVFELSGAVFAGGEVTNTIRSGIVILPDGVDPMVFVCVMLSALLSSGIWLFIATKKGLPVSTTHSIIGGIVGSSIAMGFVFFDQNQAFLMVNWNGIYKIAMSWIISPLLGGLVAYLIYAYIYKKILKPSEEITLVVKEIKKEKKAFKEEYFINLKNKSQEEQIKELSAIVLDDEENKSQYQLKLKELKEKEKNIDVFSKMKFHVPLIAGVAALIIASMFLFKGLNKVSTLDVMQNLWIVSIISIFAYIVTLAVVRLMKKTQVNKTIEKIFSWFQIFTASSFAFSHGANDIANALGPFAAILDVLKNNTINPSSPVPFAVMLMFGIALVIGLWFLGKEVIQTVGSKLAEIKPTTGFSAELGASIVILLATQLGIPVSSTHILIGAILGIGVFNKDAKWSMMKPIGLAWIITLPVAGILSSIIFMVFVNIIL, encoded by the coding sequence TTGAGTAAAGATAATGCTATTGCATTTTTAATTTTTATTGTGAGTGTTTTGTGTTTTTTTGTGTGGGGTTATAATTATATCCCTAATAATTCTATGATTTTATTTATTCTTGCCAGTGTATTTGGAATTTTTATGGCTTTTAATGTTGGAGGCAATGATGTTGCAAATTCTTTTGGAACTAGCGTAGGTGCTAAAACAGTTACTATTAAGCAAGCCTTAATCATCGCTGCTGTGTTTGAGCTAAGTGGTGCTGTATTTGCAGGTGGAGAAGTCACTAATACCATAAGAAGTGGTATAGTAATTTTACCTGATGGTGTTGATCCTATGGTGTTTGTATGTGTAATGCTTTCAGCCTTATTAAGTTCAGGAATTTGGCTTTTTATTGCAACTAAAAAGGGACTTCCAGTATCGACTACTCATAGTATTATAGGCGGTATTGTAGGTTCAAGTATTGCTATGGGTTTTGTATTTTTTGATCAAAATCAAGCTTTTTTAATGGTAAATTGGAATGGTATTTATAAAATAGCTATGAGTTGGATAATTTCACCTTTGCTTGGTGGGCTTGTAGCGTATTTAATTTATGCTTATATTTATAAAAAGATATTAAAACCATCTGAAGAAATCACTCTTGTTGTAAAGGAGATAAAAAAAGAAAAAAAAGCTTTTAAAGAAGAATACTTTATAAATTTAAAAAACAAAAGTCAAGAAGAACAAATCAAAGAACTCAGTGCTATAGTTTTAGATGATGAAGAAAACAAAAGCCAATATCAGTTAAAACTTAAAGAGTTAAAAGAAAAAGAAAAAAATATAGATGTTTTCTCTAAAATGAAATTCCATGTTCCTTTAATTGCTGGTGTTGCTGCTTTGATTATAGCTTCTATGTTTTTATTTAAAGGCTTGAATAAAGTTTCAACACTAGATGTAATGCAAAATTTATGGATAGTTTCTATCATTTCAATTTTTGCTTATATTGTTACCTTAGCAGTAGTAAGACTTATGAAAAAAACTCAAGTTAATAAAACTATAGAAAAGATTTTTTCATGGTTTCAGATTTTTACCGCCTCAAGCTTTGCCTTTTCACATGGAGCTAATGATATAGCTAATGCTCTTGGGCCGTTTGCTGCTATTTTAGATGTGCTAAAAAATAATACTATTAATCCTAGTTCTCCAGTGCCATTTGCTGTAATGCTTATGTTTGGTATAGCTTTGGTTATTGGGCTTTGGTTTTTAGGTAAAGAAGTGATTCAAACGGTGGGTTCAAAATTAGCTGAAATTAAACCAACTACAGGTTTTAGTGCTGAGCTTGGTGCGAGTATTGTGATACTTTTAGCAACCCAGCTTGGAATTCCAGTTAGCTCAACACATATTTTAATCGGAGCAATTTTGGGTATAGGGGTATTTAATAAAGATGCTAAATGGAGTATGATGAAGCCTATTGGGCTTGCTTGGATCATTACTTTACCAGTTGCAGGAATTCTTTCAAGTATTATTTTTATGGTATTTGTAAATATAATCTTATGA
- the pdxA gene encoding 4-hydroxythreonine-4-phosphate dehydrogenase, whose translation MRKIAISVGDLNGIGMQILLQCHDELVKICEPYYFVHYELFQKASKLLKINPKSKINLVEISNASKPQFSFKEEKEKFLIYNFSYQASKIIDFDFELNPANLDAKSGAYSFLSFEGASYCSNLFLDALVTLPINKKTWQMAGIDYKGHTEALRYFFKQDAIMMLGCDKLFVALYTEHIALREVYRQIKAFKLAKFLISFYQCTFFEKIGVLSFNPHASDNGVIGGEEEKQIKKAIRMANVFLKEDDLLLQNLENEDFLNQKEKEHSNRKDIFLSEPLVADTAFTPFALSKCKYLVSMYHDVALAPLKALFFDESINVSLNLPIIRTSVDHGTAYDRAYKNEKINLKSYIQAVKSALQFLKIKEKTK comes from the coding sequence ATGAGAAAAATTGCTATTAGTGTAGGAGATTTAAATGGCATAGGTATGCAAATTTTACTACAATGCCATGATGAGTTAGTAAAAATTTGTGAGCCTTATTATTTTGTGCATTATGAATTATTTCAAAAAGCAAGTAAGCTTTTGAAAATAAACCCTAAATCTAAAATCAATTTAGTTGAAATTTCTAATGCTTCAAAGCCACAATTTAGTTTTAAAGAAGAAAAAGAAAAATTTTTAATTTATAATTTTTCATATCAAGCTAGTAAAATAATTGATTTTGATTTTGAGTTAAATCCTGCAAATTTAGACGCTAAAAGTGGGGCTTATTCTTTTTTAAGTTTTGAGGGGGCTAGTTATTGTTCGAATTTGTTTTTAGATGCTTTAGTAACTTTGCCGATTAATAAAAAAACTTGGCAAATGGCGGGTATAGATTATAAAGGACATACTGAAGCTTTGAGATATTTTTTTAAACAAGATGCCATTATGATGCTAGGGTGTGATAAGCTTTTTGTGGCTTTATATACTGAACATATAGCTTTAAGAGAGGTTTATAGGCAAATTAAAGCTTTTAAACTAGCTAAATTTTTGATTAGTTTTTATCAATGCACTTTTTTTGAAAAAATTGGAGTATTAAGTTTTAATCCGCATGCAAGTGATAATGGTGTAATTGGTGGAGAAGAAGAAAAGCAAATAAAAAAAGCTATAAGAATGGCAAATGTATTTTTAAAAGAAGATGATTTACTTTTACAAAATTTAGAAAATGAAGATTTTTTAAATCAAAAAGAAAAAGAACACTCTAATAGAAAAGATATTTTTCTAAGCGAACCTTTGGTTGCTGATACAGCATTTACTCCCTTTGCTTTGAGTAAATGTAAGTATTTGGTAAGTATGTATCATGATGTTGCTTTAGCACCTTTGAAAGCTTTGTTTTTTGATGAAAGTATTAATGTGAGTTTAAATTTGCCTATTATTCGTACTAGTGTTGATCATGGCACTGCTTATGATAGGGCTTATAAAAATGAAAAAATCAATCTAAAAAGTTATATCCAAGCAGTGAAATCAGCTTTGCAATTTTTAAAAATCAAAGAAAAAACTAAGTAA
- a CDS encoding pyridoxine 5'-phosphate synthase codes for MLLGVNIDHIAVLREARKVNDPDLLEAAILSANLADQITIHVREDRRHTNEQDLENILKYCKCMVNLECSIDMIEYALKYKPSRVTLVPEKRQELTTEGGLNLHNEKLQEAVNTLKQEQIEVSLFIDPNLEDIKKSSSLNADFIELHTGLYANIYNALYTNINQTSYALSELILSKNELKKLLKNELQRLKQSASLAKSLNLRVAAGHGLNYKNVKNIVDILEIEELNIGQSIVARSVFVGLEKAILQMKALIKR; via the coding sequence ATGCTTTTAGGGGTTAATATCGATCATATAGCAGTTTTAAGAGAGGCTAGAAAGGTTAATGATCCTGATTTATTAGAAGCTGCTATTTTGAGTGCAAATTTAGCTGATCAAATAACCATTCATGTAAGAGAAGATCGTCGCCATACTAATGAACAAGATTTAGAAAATATCTTAAAATACTGCAAATGTATGGTAAATCTTGAATGCTCTATAGATATGATAGAATATGCTTTAAAATACAAACCTTCACGCGTTACTTTAGTGCCTGAAAAAAGACAAGAACTTACAACAGAAGGTGGATTGAATCTTCATAATGAAAAATTACAAGAAGCGGTTAATACTTTAAAACAAGAACAGATTGAAGTTTCTTTGTTTATTGATCCAAATTTAGAAGATATTAAAAAATCATCTTCTTTAAATGCTGATTTTATAGAGCTTCATACTGGATTATATGCTAATATTTATAATGCTTTATATACTAATATCAATCAAACTTCTTATGCATTATCTGAATTAATTTTAAGTAAAAATGAACTCAAAAAGCTTTTAAAAAATGAACTCCAAAGATTAAAACAAAGTGCAAGTTTAGCTAAGAGTTTAAATTTAAGAGTAGCTGCTGGACATGGGCTTAATTATAAAAATGTAAAAAATATTGTAGATATTTTAGAAATAGAAGAGTTAAATATAGGTCAAAGCATAGTAGCAAGATCTGTTTTTGTAGGCTTAGAAAAAGCTATATTGCAAATGAAAGCTTTGATTAAAAGATGA
- a CDS encoding exopolyphosphatase, Ppx/GppA family, which yields MLGIDIGSNTLRAVFMDENFNKLKSEEFIIATAKNMQNGLISNEAIQRLFNALKILNDKYDLSKAIAVATAAFRKAKNTEDIFIKIEKEFKLKIKLIDAKTEARLSILGMQERLKTLKLFRKNSSYCDLGGASCEISNDYFSKSYDFGIISFYERMNFKAIKPNAYVNFFKKHPKNLAYIKDKKLKIHFSSYPVHFKQIFFEAFNITKEAKKNLKGNFFVLNSGVPTTLCAYKQNIKYKDYLEESVNGKILKRKDFFDFALKIWNLEQEKAKIYLGENRKKYLIAGSMILFALFTKQKLIVIDDGIREGVCIAHFKNIKF from the coding sequence GTGCTAGGTATTGATATAGGCTCAAACACCCTAAGAGCTGTTTTTATGGATGAGAATTTCAATAAATTAAAAAGCGAAGAATTTATCATAGCAACAGCTAAAAATATGCAAAATGGCTTAATAAGCAATGAAGCAATACAAAGATTATTTAATGCTTTAAAAATTTTAAATGATAAGTACGATCTAAGCAAAGCTATAGCAGTTGCTACAGCTGCTTTTAGAAAAGCAAAAAACACAGAAGATATTTTTATAAAAATTGAAAAAGAATTTAAACTTAAAATAAAACTCATTGATGCTAAAACCGAAGCAAGATTAAGTATTTTAGGTATGCAAGAGCGTCTTAAAACTCTTAAACTTTTTAGAAAAAATTCAAGTTATTGTGACTTAGGTGGTGCTTCATGTGAAATTTCAAATGATTATTTTAGTAAAAGCTATGATTTTGGTATTATTAGTTTTTATGAAAGAATGAATTTTAAAGCTATAAAACCAAATGCTTATGTGAATTTTTTTAAAAAACACCCAAAAAATCTTGCCTACATTAAAGATAAAAAACTTAAAATTCATTTTAGTTCTTATCCGGTGCATTTTAAACAAATTTTTTTCGAAGCTTTTAATATAACCAAAGAAGCTAAAAAGAATTTAAAAGGAAATTTTTTTGTATTAAATTCAGGTGTTCCTACTACACTTTGTGCTTATAAACAAAATATAAAATACAAAGACTACTTAGAAGAAAGTGTAAATGGTAAAATACTAAAGCGAAAAGATTTTTTTGATTTTGCATTAAAAATTTGGAATTTAGAGCAAGAAAAAGCTAAAATTTATCTTGGAGAAAATAGAAAAAAATACCTCATAGCAGGTTCGATGATACTTTTTGCTTTATTTACCAAGCAAAAACTAATCGTAATTGATGATGGAATTAGAGAAGGCGTGTGTATAGCACATTTTAAAAATATCAAATTTTAA
- a CDS encoding GatB/YqeY domain-containing protein, with product MSLKDQILEDIKEAMRNKDDFKRNTLRTLNASFKQIEVDERITLDDERIYKIIASEIKKRNEAALAFSKGAREDLAQKELQEVVILSTYLPKQLSDEELESELKKLIEKLQISSLKEQGILMKEAKTIFGASVDGKRLNEMVRKLLA from the coding sequence ATGAGTTTAAAAGATCAAATTTTAGAAGATATTAAAGAAGCTATGCGTAACAAAGATGATTTTAAAAGAAATACTTTACGAACGCTTAATGCTAGCTTTAAACAAATTGAAGTAGATGAAAGAATTACGCTTGATGATGAAAGAATTTATAAAATTATTGCAAGTGAAATTAAAAAAAGAAACGAAGCTGCACTTGCTTTTAGTAAAGGTGCAAGAGAAGATTTAGCACAAAAAGAACTTCAAGAAGTTGTTATTTTAAGCACATATTTACCAAAACAACTTAGCGATGAGGAATTAGAAAGTGAGCTAAAAAAACTCATAGAAAAATTGCAAATTAGCTCATTAAAAGAACAAGGTATTTTGATGAAAGAAGCTAAAACAATTTTTGGAGCAAGTGTTGATGGTAAAAGACTTAATGAAATGGTAAGAAAGCTTTTAGCATGA
- a CDS encoding DNA/RNA endonuclease G has translation MKKILTLCAIALSSFAYTQYELHPSFKEYFKNCSLLMDKYYYINCYDYNYKGTKAIAYKLKASILNQGHIKKRPKFSEDTNIPKKYRTYWEDYLRSGYTRGHVVPNQSMNATPQAQLSTFLMSNITPQKKDINAEIWNEIEQRERYLAKKNKELEVLNLVLYDEKPKRIKNNIAIPSFYVKILKAKNYAECYKVPNNDNFARFDRNYFKEDCKKYIKY, from the coding sequence ATGAAAAAAATTTTAACGCTTTGTGCTATAGCTTTAAGCTCTTTTGCTTATACTCAATATGAACTACATCCTAGTTTTAAAGAATACTTTAAAAATTGTTCTTTACTTATGGATAAATATTATTATATTAATTGTTATGATTATAATTATAAAGGCACTAAAGCTATAGCTTATAAACTAAAAGCAAGTATTTTAAATCAAGGACACATCAAAAAACGCCCTAAATTTTCAGAAGATACAAATATACCTAAAAAATACAGAACTTATTGGGAGGATTATCTAAGAAGTGGCTATACAAGAGGGCATGTTGTACCAAATCAATCCATGAATGCAACCCCGCAAGCTCAGCTTAGTACTTTTTTAATGAGTAATATCACTCCACAAAAAAAAGATATTAACGCTGAAATTTGGAATGAAATCGAACAAAGAGAAAGATATTTAGCAAAGAAAAACAAAGAATTAGAAGTGCTAAATTTAGTTCTTTATGATGAAAAACCAAAACGCATAAAAAACAACATCGCAATACCTAGTTTTTATGTAAAAATACTTAAAGCAAAAAACTATGCAGAATGTTATAAAGTTCCAAATAATGATAATTTTGCAAGATTTGATAGAAATTATTTTAAAGAAGATTGTAAAAAATATATCAAGTATTAA